One segment of Bacteroides caecimuris DNA contains the following:
- a CDS encoding RNA polymerase sigma factor → MEQIFKDFKAGKIDTFYRKMYPQLLIYAGRHLGKDYAFLAEDCVQDAIYQTYLHKDSLASTFAFKSFLYSCIYNATISLLRRQAAKENYLSAYTKDEEDENFLNSLIEQETLDILWNAIGQLPKKFQELFELSFEQGMKNAEIANLLNISESAVKKRKAQFITLLRQHFSQKTNDEIRLILIVSLKLLNL, encoded by the coding sequence ATGGAGCAGATATTTAAAGATTTTAAAGCAGGCAAAATCGATACGTTTTACCGAAAAATGTATCCTCAACTTTTAATATATGCTGGAAGGCATTTAGGAAAAGACTATGCATTTCTGGCAGAAGACTGCGTACAAGATGCAATTTACCAAACATACCTCCACAAAGATTCATTAGCCTCCACGTTTGCCTTCAAATCTTTCCTATATTCCTGCATTTATAACGCAACCATATCACTCCTACGCCGCCAAGCAGCAAAAGAAAACTACCTGTCTGCCTATACAAAAGACGAAGAGGATGAAAACTTCCTCAACAGCCTGATCGAACAAGAAACATTAGACATACTTTGGAATGCAATAGGACAATTACCAAAGAAATTCCAGGAGCTGTTTGAACTGAGTTTCGAACAAGGTATGAAGAATGCTGAAATAGCCAATCTCCTTAACATTTCCGAAAGTGCCGTAAAAAAAAGAAAGGCGCAGTTCATTACATTACTACGCCAACATTTTTCTCAAAAAACAAATGATGAAATAAGACTTATTCTCATCGTATCTTTGAAGTTACTGAATTTATAA
- a CDS encoding translocation/assembly module TamB domain-containing protein — translation MKRKWIRRVSWILLTPIILFVILMVLLYVPPVQNLIRREVTAYASKATGMQIQVERIDLRFPLNLLVRGVEVIQQPDTLLSLESLNVRVQAWPLLKGKVEVDEVTLSRVAFNSANLIDGMEIKGVLGRFFLQSHGVDLSNETAVINATELSDTHVQMLMNDTTTTPKDTTASAPVNWKVDLHQLKLKNVSFSMQLPADSMRMAAHIGEATIDDAQADLKNQFYGLKQFLLSGTSASYDTGAAKPVEGFDASHIAVRDVSIGLDSLLYKGRDMKAVIREFTMNERSGLSVTSLTGRAFSNDSIISVPGLKLQTPHSEIDLSAHTYWELVNIPTTGRLSANLNAYIGKEDVMLFTGGLPDSFKEAYPFRPLVIRAGTDGNLKEMQISRFTADLPGAFSLEGGGILENLADSITRSGTIGLKMKTQNLNFLTGLSGEVPNGTLVIPDSMNLVAQVDIKGPEYKANLHLKEGQGAMNVNAALNTATEVYKADLKIDNLQLHHFLPKDSIYELSLSAAADGCGLDVMSYRSYAKLDLALDRLHYAQYHLSNVHLTGALKGALVTANLTSDNELLKMTTDAEYNLAHSYPDGKVTVDVIRLDLHELGLMPEPMKRPLAFNLSAEARQNRVFTHFISGDMKLNLSARSGVNPLISQSTRFVDVLMKQIDEKELNHAELRKALPTAVLSFSAGKENPLAYFLATKNISYHEASMKFGTAPDWGINGKAAVHALKVDTLQLDTVFFTVKQDTTLMKLRAGVINGPKNPQFSFSTTLTGEIRDRDAELLVDYKNGKGETGVLLGVNARPLFEGQGKGNGIAFTLIPEKPIVAFQQFHFNENHNWIYLHKNMRVYANVDMWDEEGMGFRVHSMQGDTVSLQNIDVEIRRIRLQEITSVLPYFPEVTGLFSLEAHYIQTEKDLQLSAEASIDELTYERQRIGDIALGATWLPGEQGKQYLNAYLNHDQVEVLVADGKLLPTRTGKDSLEVNTTLEHFPLRVANAFIPDQMVTLSGDMDGNLNITGSTEQPLINGELVLDSVAVFSSQYGARFVFDNRPVQIKNNRLLFDKFAIYTTSKNPFTIDGYVDFRDMSRPMANLNMLAQNYTLLDAKRTRESLVYGKVFADFRATVKGPLDGLNMRGNVSLLGNTDVSYVLTDSPLTVQDRLGSLVTFTSFSDTTTVVRQEVPTVSLGGLDMVMMVHIDPSVRVKVDLDASNDNRIELEGGGDLSMKYTPQGDLTLTGRYTLSGGLMKYALPVIVAKEFAIDNGSYVEWTGNPMDPMLNFKATDRTRASVSEGENGGSRMVNFDVSVVVKNRLDNLSFAFDVSAPEDATVQNELTAMGAEERGKQALYIMVMKTYLGTGPIGGGGGGLGKLNMGSALTSVLSSQINSLMGNLKNASLSVGVEDHDDSETGSKRTDYSFRYSQRLFNNRFQIVIGGKVSQGENATNDAESFIDNISLEYRLDRTGTRYIRLFYDKNYESVLEGEITETGVGIVLRKKLDKLSELFIFKKKK, via the coding sequence ATGAAACGAAAATGGATACGACGGGTAAGCTGGATTCTGCTTACTCCTATAATACTCTTTGTAATACTAATGGTGTTGCTTTACGTCCCTCCTGTACAGAATCTTATACGTCGGGAGGTTACTGCGTATGCTTCTAAAGCAACCGGCATGCAGATTCAGGTGGAACGAATCGACCTTCGTTTCCCGCTCAATCTGTTGGTTCGTGGCGTGGAGGTGATTCAGCAGCCGGACACACTCTTGTCTCTGGAAAGCCTGAATGTACGTGTGCAGGCGTGGCCGCTGCTCAAAGGGAAAGTGGAGGTGGACGAAGTGACATTGAGCCGCGTTGCTTTCAATTCTGCCAATTTGATAGACGGCATGGAGATAAAAGGTGTATTGGGACGTTTCTTCCTGCAAAGTCACGGTGTCGATTTGTCTAACGAAACAGCCGTTATTAATGCGACGGAACTATCGGACACTCATGTGCAGATGCTGATGAACGACACCACGACTACTCCCAAGGATACCACCGCTTCGGCTCCTGTAAACTGGAAAGTAGACCTTCATCAGCTGAAACTGAAAAACGTATCGTTCAGTATGCAGCTTCCCGCTGATTCGATGCGGATGGCTGCGCATATCGGTGAAGCGACTATTGACGATGCCCAAGCCGACTTGAAGAACCAGTTCTATGGACTGAAACAATTTTTGTTGTCGGGCACTTCCGCCAGCTACGATACTGGTGCGGCTAAACCCGTCGAAGGTTTCGACGCTTCGCATATTGCCGTCCGTGATGTCAGCATCGGGCTGGATTCCTTATTATATAAAGGTAGGGATATGAAGGCTGTCATCCGTGAATTCACTATGAACGAACGTTCGGGATTGAGCGTTACTTCACTGACGGGACGGGCATTCTCCAATGATTCAATCATCAGTGTACCCGGCTTGAAACTGCAAACTCCTCATTCTGAAATAGATTTATCCGCTCATACTTATTGGGAACTTGTCAACATCCCGACTACGGGGCGTTTGTCTGCCAACCTGAATGCGTATATCGGCAAAGAGGACGTGATGTTATTCACTGGCGGACTGCCGGACAGCTTCAAGGAAGCCTATCCTTTTCGTCCGCTTGTCATCCGTGCCGGTACGGACGGTAACTTGAAAGAAATGCAGATTTCCCGCTTTACGGCAGACTTGCCGGGCGCATTCTCCTTAGAGGGCGGAGGTATCCTCGAAAACCTCGCCGATAGCATTACCCGCTCGGGAACCATTGGCCTGAAGATGAAAACGCAGAACCTGAATTTCCTTACCGGCTTGTCCGGTGAAGTGCCTAACGGTACGCTTGTCATCCCCGACAGTATGAATCTCGTTGCGCAGGTAGACATCAAAGGCCCTGAATACAAAGCAAACCTGCATCTGAAAGAAGGGCAGGGGGCTATGAATGTGAACGCGGCATTAAATACTGCCACCGAGGTTTACAAGGCAGACTTGAAAATAGACAACCTGCAACTCCATCATTTCCTTCCGAAAGACTCCATTTATGAGCTTTCCCTTTCTGCTGCCGCTGACGGGTGCGGACTGGATGTGATGTCTTATCGTTCATATGCCAAACTGGATTTGGCTTTAGACCGATTGCATTATGCTCAATACCATCTCTCCAACGTCCATCTGACGGGAGCTTTGAAAGGTGCGTTAGTGACAGCCAACTTGACGAGTGATAATGAACTGTTGAAAATGACGACGGATGCCGAATATAATCTGGCACACAGCTATCCCGACGGAAAAGTGACGGTTGATGTCATCCGGCTCGACTTGCACGAACTGGGACTGATGCCCGAACCGATGAAACGCCCGCTTGCTTTCAATCTTTCTGCGGAAGCCCGTCAGAACCGGGTGTTTACGCATTTTATTTCCGGTGACATGAAACTCAACCTGAGTGCACGTTCCGGTGTCAATCCTCTGATTAGCCAGTCTACCCGCTTCGTGGACGTCCTGATGAAGCAGATTGACGAGAAGGAACTGAATCACGCCGAACTGCGTAAAGCATTACCGACAGCTGTCCTGTCTTTCTCCGCAGGAAAAGAGAATCCGTTAGCCTATTTCCTGGCTACCAAGAACATATCCTATCATGAAGCTTCCATGAAATTCGGCACGGCTCCCGATTGGGGAATCAATGGCAAGGCGGCGGTTCATGCGCTGAAAGTAGACACGTTGCAACTGGATACTGTTTTCTTCACAGTGAAACAGGACACTACGCTTATGAAGTTGCGTGCTGGAGTGATAAACGGTCCGAAGAATCCGCAATTCTCTTTCTCCACTACCTTGACGGGAGAAATTCGCGACCGCGATGCGGAATTGCTGGTGGATTATAAGAATGGTAAAGGTGAGACTGGAGTATTATTGGGCGTAAACGCCCGCCCTCTGTTCGAAGGACAGGGAAAGGGCAACGGAATAGCTTTCACGCTGATTCCGGAAAAACCGATTGTCGCCTTTCAGCAGTTCCATTTCAACGAGAATCACAACTGGATTTATCTGCATAAGAATATGCGCGTATATGCCAATGTGGATATGTGGGACGAGGAAGGCATGGGCTTTAGGGTTCATTCCATGCAGGGCGATACGGTGTCTTTACAGAATATAGATGTCGAAATACGCAGAATCCGCTTGCAAGAGATTACGAGCGTGTTGCCTTATTTCCCCGAAGTAACCGGATTGTTCTCTTTGGAAGCCCACTATATACAAACTGAAAAAGACTTGCAGCTCTCTGCCGAAGCGTCTATTGACGAACTGACTTACGAACGCCAGCGTATCGGTGACATTGCTTTGGGGGCTACCTGGCTGCCGGGCGAACAGGGAAAACAATATCTCAACGCTTATCTGAACCACGACCAGGTGGAGGTGCTGGTGGCGGATGGAAAACTGCTTCCTACCCGGACGGGCAAAGACAGCCTGGAAGTGAATACGACACTGGAACATTTCCCGCTTCGGGTGGCGAATGCGTTCATTCCCGACCAGATGGTCACTCTGTCCGGCGACATGGACGGAAACCTGAATATCACGGGCAGCACAGAGCAGCCTTTGATAAACGGCGAACTGGTATTGGATAGTGTTGCTGTTTTTTCCAGTCAATATGGCGCACGTTTTGTGTTCGATAACCGCCCTGTGCAGATAAAGAACAACCGGCTGTTATTTGATAAATTCGCCATTTATACTACATCGAAGAATCCGTTTACCATTGACGGTTATGTCGATTTCCGTGATATGAGTCGTCCGATGGCGAATTTGAATATGCTGGCACAGAATTATACATTGCTGGATGCCAAACGCACCCGTGAAAGTCTGGTCTACGGTAAAGTATTTGCCGACTTCCGGGCAACGGTGAAGGGACCTTTGGACGGACTGAATATGCGTGGGAATGTAAGTCTCTTGGGCAATACCGATGTCTCCTATGTCTTGACAGATTCACCTTTGACAGTGCAGGACCGCTTGGGAAGTCTGGTTACCTTTACCTCATTCAGCGATACCACGACTGTCGTCCGGCAGGAAGTGCCGACCGTCTCGTTAGGAGGACTGGATATGGTAATGATGGTGCATATCGACCCGTCCGTCCGCGTGAAAGTCGACTTGGATGCAAGCAATGACAACCGCATCGAACTGGAAGGTGGGGGTGACCTCTCCATGAAATATACTCCGCAAGGTGATTTGACCCTGACGGGACGCTATACTTTGAGTGGCGGCTTGATGAAATATGCCTTACCGGTGATTGTCGCGAAAGAATTTGCCATTGACAATGGCAGCTATGTGGAATGGACGGGAAATCCGATGGATCCGATGCTGAACTTCAAGGCGACCGACCGCACCCGTGCGTCCGTCTCCGAAGGGGAGAATGGCGGAAGCCGCATGGTTAATTTCGATGTCTCTGTCGTTGTCAAGAACCGTTTGGATAATCTTTCGTTTGCGTTCGATGTCTCAGCTCCCGAAGATGCGACTGTGCAAAATGAGTTGACTGCCATGGGGGCGGAAGAGCGTGGTAAGCAAGCCCTGTATATTATGGTGATGAAAACCTATCTCGGCACCGGCCCGATTGGCGGCGGTGGTGGCGGACTTGGCAAGTTGAACATGGGTTCTGCCTTGACTTCCGTATTGAGCAGCCAGATAAACTCATTGATGGGCAACCTGAAAAATGCGAGTCTATCCGTGGGTGTCGAAGACCACGATGACTCGGAGACAGGAAGCAAACGTACGGATTACAGTTTCCGTTATTCGCAACGTCTGTTCAACAACCGCTTCCAGATTGTAATCGGCGGTAAGGTGTCCCAGGGTGAGAATGCGACGAATGATGCCGAATCCTTTATCGACAACATTTCTTTGGAATATCGCCTGGACAGAACCGGAACCCGCTATATCCGCCTGTTCTATGACAAGAACTACGAGAGTGTGCTTGAAGGCGAGATTACGGAAACTGGAGTCGGTATCGTGCTTCGCAAGAAGTTGGACAAACTAAGTGAACTGTTTATCTTTAAGAAAAAGAAGTGA
- a CDS encoding FecR family protein: MEEKYIKRIAVLIGRELTGKITEYERGMLAEWRRQSDKNEQLYQRLTDKERLAQEYRQMKSVGIERPLADMKGRIARLTVRSERAKLIFRLWAGVAAIVLLILVWKGNGWIYHSAFMEEKGLQADEIRPGQTQATLILSTGENITLDSDTLITGQKKMCSAVRAQSVSSPTVSGTEKVKAKAKANILITPRGGEFKIVLEDGTEVWLNAESKLTYPETFGNAERRVAVRGEAYFKVHKDLEKPFYIETDGQLIRVYGTEFNVRSYEEDETVCTTLVEGSISIRPVGTGQGELVLAPNHQSLFNKKDATACLRTVNPEVFVSWKNGMFVFEEQNLEQIMCTLSRWYNFTYTFKDESLKETVFMGSIPRYAEFDDVIHILEKSGGIKLEMKGQNIILSKR; the protein is encoded by the coding sequence ATGGAAGAAAAATATATAAAGCGTATTGCTGTGTTGATTGGCAGAGAATTAACCGGTAAAATAACAGAATATGAACGTGGAATGTTGGCCGAATGGCGTAGGCAGAGTGATAAGAATGAACAACTTTATCAAAGGCTGACTGATAAGGAACGTTTAGCTCAAGAATACAGACAGATGAAATCGGTTGGGATAGAACGTCCGTTGGCAGACATGAAAGGGCGGATAGCTCGTTTGACTGTTCGTTCGGAACGTGCAAAACTTATTTTCCGGTTATGGGCGGGAGTTGCCGCAATTGTTTTATTGATACTTGTTTGGAAAGGGAATGGGTGGATATATCATTCGGCTTTTATGGAGGAAAAGGGATTACAGGCTGATGAGATTCGTCCTGGTCAGACACAGGCTACCCTGATTTTGAGTACCGGTGAAAATATTACACTGGATTCAGACACACTTATCACCGGTCAAAAGAAGATGTGCTCTGCTGTTCGGGCACAATCTGTTTCTTCCCCGACTGTTTCGGGGACGGAGAAAGTGAAAGCAAAAGCAAAAGCAAACATCCTGATTACTCCAAGAGGAGGGGAGTTTAAGATTGTTTTGGAAGACGGGACAGAAGTATGGCTCAATGCTGAGTCCAAACTTACATATCCCGAAACCTTCGGGAATGCGGAACGAAGAGTGGCTGTTCGGGGAGAAGCTTATTTTAAAGTACATAAAGATCTGGAGAAACCTTTCTACATAGAAACGGACGGGCAATTGATACGGGTCTATGGAACAGAATTTAATGTTCGCTCTTACGAAGAGGATGAGACGGTTTGTACTACTCTTGTCGAAGGAAGTATCTCTATTCGACCAGTCGGAACAGGGCAGGGGGAGTTGGTGCTTGCTCCTAATCACCAGTCGTTATTCAATAAAAAGGATGCGACAGCCTGTCTGCGTACAGTCAATCCGGAAGTGTTCGTTAGTTGGAAAAACGGTATGTTTGTGTTCGAAGAGCAGAATCTGGAACAAATCATGTGTACATTGAGCCGATGGTATAATTTTACTTATACATTTAAGGATGAAAGCCTGAAAGAGACGGTGTTTATGGGAAGTATCCCACGTTATGCAGAATTTGATGATGTGATTCATATTCTTGAAAAAAGCGGCGGAATAAAACTAGAGATGAAAGGACAAAACATAATTCTGTCAAAGAGATAA
- a CDS encoding BamA/TamA family outer membrane protein: MKAIHIKILAVCLISVVVSACSVTKHLPEGEVLYTGSKTVILNKSTTPVGVTALTEINAALDKTPSTKMLGGMLPIPFKMWMYNNFVKYKKGFGKWMFNRFAANPPVFISTVNPEVRVKVTTNLLRDYGYFNGKVAYETIVDKQDSLKAGIVYTVDMKNPYFIDTVYYQRFTPQTLRIMERGRRMSYISPGEQFNVVDLDEERTRISTLLRNRGYFYFRPDYMTYQADTTLIPGGHISLRLIPVPGLPAAAQRPYYLGDASVYLFGKNGEAPDDSMMYKNLNIHYYKKLQVRPNMLYRWLNYQQFVRNAQMRASNRTRLYSQYRQEQVQEKLSQLGIFSYMDIQYAPKDTTAVCDTLDITMQATFAKPLDAELELNVVTKSNDQTGPGASFGVTRNNVFGGGESWNVKLKGSYEWQTGGGEKSSLMNSWEMGISTSLTFPRVVFPRFSKREFDFPATTTFRLYIDQLNRARYYKLLSFGGNATYDFQPTRTSRHSITPFKLTFNVLQHQSEEFKKIAADNPALYVSLDNQFIPAMEYTYTYDNASVRRVKNPIWWQSTVTSAGNVTATIYRACGRPYNEEGKKLLGAPFSQFMKFNTEFRHLWNIDKNNKLASRVALGALFAYGNATIAPYSEQFYVGGANSIRAFTVRSIGPGGYHPKDSKYSYLDQTGTFRFEANVEYRFRIFKSIWGATFLDAGNVWLMRKDEARPDSQLRLKTFPKQIALGTGVGFRYDMDILVFRLDFGIPLHLPYDTERSGYYNVTGAFFKNLGIHFAIGYPF, encoded by the coding sequence ATGAAAGCTATACATATAAAAATATTGGCTGTTTGCCTGATAAGTGTAGTAGTATCGGCATGTTCGGTGACGAAACATCTCCCCGAAGGGGAAGTGCTTTATACCGGAAGCAAGACTGTCATATTGAATAAATCGACAACGCCCGTAGGAGTAACGGCTCTGACGGAAATAAATGCAGCCCTTGATAAAACACCCAGTACGAAGATGCTTGGCGGTATGTTGCCTATTCCCTTTAAAATGTGGATGTACAATAACTTCGTGAAATACAAGAAGGGATTCGGCAAATGGATGTTCAATCGTTTTGCCGCAAACCCGCCCGTGTTTATTTCTACGGTCAATCCGGAAGTGCGTGTGAAGGTGACTACCAACTTACTGCGTGATTATGGCTATTTCAATGGCAAGGTAGCCTATGAAACGATTGTTGACAAGCAAGACAGTCTGAAGGCAGGCATTGTCTATACGGTGGATATGAAAAATCCTTATTTTATTGATACGGTGTATTATCAGCGTTTCACTCCCCAGACTCTGCGGATTATGGAGCGAGGGCGTCGGATGTCTTATATCAGTCCGGGCGAACAGTTCAATGTAGTAGACTTGGACGAAGAACGTACCCGCATCAGCACTTTATTACGTAATCGTGGATATTTTTATTTCCGTCCTGACTATATGACTTATCAGGCGGATACTACTTTGATACCCGGTGGGCATATCAGCCTTCGCCTGATTCCCGTCCCTGGATTGCCTGCCGCGGCACAACGTCCTTATTACTTAGGCGATGCCTCTGTCTATTTGTTTGGAAAGAACGGAGAAGCCCCGGATGACAGCATGATGTACAAGAACCTGAATATTCACTATTACAAGAAATTGCAGGTTCGCCCTAATATGCTTTATCGTTGGCTCAATTATCAGCAGTTTGTACGCAACGCGCAAATGCGTGCTTCCAACCGTACCCGGCTTTACAGCCAGTATCGCCAGGAACAGGTACAGGAAAAACTCAGTCAGTTAGGGATATTCAGCTATATGGATATACAATACGCCCCCAAAGATACGACAGCTGTCTGTGATACGTTGGACATTACAATGCAGGCGACTTTTGCCAAACCTTTGGATGCGGAACTGGAACTGAACGTAGTAACTAAAAGTAATGACCAAACCGGTCCCGGCGCCTCATTCGGTGTCACCCGGAATAATGTGTTCGGTGGCGGTGAAAGCTGGAATGTAAAACTGAAAGGTTCTTACGAATGGCAGACCGGCGGTGGAGAGAAAAGTTCGTTGATGAACAGTTGGGAAATGGGTATATCCACTTCTTTGACTTTTCCGAGAGTCGTTTTCCCGCGTTTCAGTAAAAGGGAATTTGACTTTCCCGCCACGACTACTTTCCGTCTGTATATCGACCAACTGAACCGGGCTAGATACTACAAACTGTTATCCTTCGGCGGAAACGCGACCTACGATTTCCAACCGACACGTACCAGCCGTCACAGTATCACGCCTTTCAAACTGACATTCAACGTACTCCAGCACCAGTCGGAAGAGTTTAAAAAGATTGCCGCTGACAATCCTGCGTTATATGTCAGTCTTGACAATCAGTTCATTCCGGCCATGGAGTACACCTATACGTATGATAACGCGTCTGTGCGTAGAGTGAAGAATCCTATCTGGTGGCAATCTACCGTAACTTCTGCCGGAAACGTGACCGCTACCATCTACCGGGCTTGCGGCCGGCCGTACAACGAGGAAGGAAAGAAACTTCTGGGTGCCCCCTTCTCCCAGTTTATGAAATTCAATACGGAATTTCGCCATCTGTGGAATATAGACAAGAATAATAAGCTTGCCTCTCGTGTAGCCTTGGGTGCTCTTTTCGCATACGGAAACGCTACGATTGCCCCATACAGCGAACAATTCTATGTCGGTGGTGCCAACAGTATCCGTGCTTTTACAGTGCGTAGTATCGGTCCCGGTGGCTATCATCCGAAAGACAGCAAATATTCTTATCTTGACCAGACAGGTACATTCCGCTTCGAGGCAAACGTCGAGTATCGTTTCCGCATCTTCAAGAGTATCTGGGGAGCTACCTTCCTCGATGCCGGCAACGTCTGGCTGATGCGCAAGGATGAGGCACGTCCCGACTCGCAGCTCCGTCTGAAAACTTTCCCGAAACAGATTGCTTTAGGAACAGGTGTCGGCTTCCGCTACGATATGGATATCCTCGTCTTCCGTCTTGACTTCGGTATTCCTTTGCATCTGCCGTATGACACGGAACGAAGTGGCTATTACAATGTTACCGGAGCCTTCTTTAAGAATCTGGGAATACATTTTGCTATCGGGTATCCGTTCTGA